Genomic segment of Streptomyces longhuiensis:
AAGTCACCCAGGAAATCGTATTGATGAAGGATCGCCTTCGACGATGTGCCCTTGTAGGCGGATCTCGTCTTCGATTCGTGTCCCACAGTGCCCACCAGTCCATTTCGGCGACGAAGGTCAGTCGGCCAGCGCAGACCATCGCTCCAGGTAACTGGGTTCGACGGCAGAACCTTCGGCTACACACCGGGCCAGGGTCTGCAGCCCGCTCGATCGGCGGCGAACCTGACCATGAGCGAGGTTCGGCGCTTCGCTCCTTCGCCCACTTTGAGCAACGTGGCGACCCTGGCCGGCCGACTGGACTTCGACCTGATGCCCAGGACCAGGGGGGAAAGCGCCCTGACCTTCTACCAGCCGCCCAAGCAGCCCGAGCGGGACCGAATGCCCGATCGGGGGTGCTGGTTCATGCTGGGTGATGCTGTCCTCGCAGGTCAGCACCGTCTGCTTCATAGCAGTCCTGCGTGTTGGCTCATGCTCCGCCGTCCGCTGACGCACGGAGTACGGGGAAGAAGGATGAGCGGGAGCGCTTCGGGCTCTTCGGCCCGTTATGGAGGGATGACCGACTCGACTGCTGCTACCGCCGGGGCAGGTTGCGTACAGGCGCGTACGACTGTGGACGGTGGGAGGCCGCGGTGGCAGGGCATCCGGTGATGGGGTATCTCAAAGGTCGGCAAGCGACCCGTGACCTGCCTCAGCCCGGTAGAGCGTCCTCGAGCTGCGCCAGCTCCAGCGTGCTCAGCGTGAGATCCGCGGCCGTGGCCGAGTCGGTGATGGAGAGCGGGCGGCTGGCTCCCGGTACCGGGATCACTACCGGGGAACGGGCGAGCAGCCAGGACAGGGCGATCTGCTGCGGGCTGACGCCGCGCTCGGCTGCGATGTGGTGGAAGGCAGTGGCGACGGAGGCGGGGCCGCAGGGGCCGCCGAGGGAGCTGCGGGAGATGCCGCCAAGGGGGCTCCAGGGCAGAAAGGCCAGACCCAGCTGGGTGCTCAGCCGCAGCTCGGGCTCGCTGTCGCGGAAGGCGGGCGAGTACTGGTTTTGCACGGAGACGAGTCCCTCGCCGAGGATCTGATGCGCCTGGCGGATCTGGGCGGTGGTGACGTTGGAGATTCCCGCGGCGCGGATCGTGCCGGCGTCGAGCAGCTCGCGCATCGCGCCGACGGACTCCGCCCAGGGCACGGCCGGGTCCGGCTTGTGCAGCTGGTACAGGCCGATCGCGTCGACGCCCAGGCGCTTGGCGGAGGCCTCGGCAGCTTGCTTCAGGTGGGCGGGGGTGGCGGTGACTGTCCATGTGCCGTCGCCGGGGCGGCCGCGGCCGCCTTTGGTGGCCACCAGGACGCCAGAGGTGTCGCCGCCGTAGCGGGACAGGGCCCGGGCGATCAGTAGCTCGTTGTGGCCGACCTCGCCGGGGTGCCAGTGGTAGCTGTCGGCGGTGTCGATGAGTGTGACGCCGGCGTCGAGGGCGGCGTGGACGGTGGCGATGGCCCGCGTTTCGTCCGGGCGGTGCTCGATGGACAGCGGCATGGCGCCCAGGCCGATGGCGCTGACGGTGGTGCGGGCGATGGTGCGGTACTGCATGGTGGCTCTCTTCCTCAGGCGGTGGGTGAGGGCTCGATGGTGAGGGCTTCGGCGACGGCGCCGGGCAGCCAGTCGGTGGTGCGGGAGAAGGAATAACCCAGCTCCTTCGCACGGGCGTTGTTCATGGCGTAGTGGCGGTCGAAGGAGAACGCCGAAGCCTCCTCGCCCGCCGGGACAATCCGGTAGACGGGCTCCCGGCCGGTCTGCGCGGCGATGATCGCGGCGAGGCCGTGCACGTCGAGCGGGCCGTCGGAGCAGGCGTTGACCGGACCGGTGAAGTCGGCTGTGGTCGCCCACAGCAGCAGGTCCCCCAGCTCCTCGTAGTGGATGAAGACCGTGGGCAGCGCCTTCGCGTGCACAGTGATCTCCTCGCCCGTGGCGATGCGCCCGGCGTAGTGCGCCAGTCGCCCGGTGAACTCCTGCGCGCCGCCGCCGAGCACATGGGCGCTGCGCACACTTGCGAACTCGAAGCTGCCGGCGAGGGTGAAGACGGCCTCCGCCTGGCGCTTGCCCTCGGCGTAGTGCGCCTCCAGGTACGCCTCGTCGTGCCAGGGAAGGTCCATGGCCACCAGCCAGGTGGCCGGGTCCACGATCTCCTCCGGCACCGGCGTACCTGGGGGCACAGCCGCCAGCGCGGCGGTCGCTGGGTCGTAGACCTCGATCGTGGAGGTCATGACATAGCGCCGGGTGCGGCCGGCAAAGGCGCGGGCGGCGACAGCAGCCTGCACCGGGGTGTAGCAGACCTGGTCCACCACGACATCGAAGGTGCGGGAGCCGAGCGCGGCCGTCAGGGCGGCCTCGTCGTTTCGGTCGACAACGAGGTGCTCGACCCCGGCGGGCGGCGGGGTCGAGCCGCGGTTGATCACAGTGACCTGGTGGCCCGCGGCCTGCAGGCGCTTCACCAGGAGCTTTCCGAAGTACCGGCTTCCGCCGATGACGCAGATCCTTTGCATGCCCCCATCCTGGAGACCTACCGTCATCAGCAGAAGTCCCGACTTGCTGGATACGTATTAAGGAAAACTGTTGATCGATGTGCAGCGGCTCCGCATCCTGCGGGCAGTGGCGGAGCACGGCAGCTTCAACCAAGCGGCCACGGCTCTCCGCCTCACCCCCTCGGCTGTCTCCCAGCAGGTGGCCGCCCTGGAGCGCAGCCTCGGTGCCGAGGTCGTCGCCCGCAGCACCCGCGGCGTCACCCTCACACAGGCCGGACAGATCATGGTCGGCGCCGCCGAATCCGTCGCCGCGGAGCTCGAACACGCACAACAGCAGGTCGCCCAACTCAGCACCGGCCGTACGCAACTCACCGTCGCCACCTTCACCAGCGGCGGCAGGCTCCTGATGCCCGCTGCTCTCACCCGGCTCATGGCCGCCCATCCCCGCACCGTGCTCCACATCAGGGAGGGCGAACCCGAGGACACCCTGCCGCTCGTTCGCCAGGGCGCCGTGGACCTCGCTCTCGCCTACCACTTCGACGGCCCGCTCCCCGTCGGGCCGGGCCCCAGCTCCAGCGTGGAGTGGACGCCGCTCCTGGAAGACCCCCTGCACGTCGTCCTGCCGCAAGGGCACCGACTCGCCAGCCGCCACGCGCTCGACCTCGCCGAGCTGGCAGCCGAACCCTGGGTGCTCGGCTGCCTGAAGACCGAGGCATACCTGCGCCGCTACGCCGAGCGCGCCGGCTTCGATCCGGACGTGCGCGGGACCACCACCGACTACTTCTTCGCCCGCTCGCTCGTCGCCGCCGGCGTGGGAATCTCCCTGATCCCCTCCATCGCGCTCACCCCGGAGGTCCCCGGCCAGTGCACCGTCCCGATCAAGTCGCCGGGGCCGATCCGGTACATCGGCGTCGCCGCAATCAACCGTAGCGACCGGCCCCACGTCACGACGCTCATCCACGCCCTTCGCGAGCAGGCGATGCAGCAGCACAAGGGGCGTTGATCCCGCCACGGGTAACCCCGGCCGAACGCCGTCCGGACCGGCGTTTTATAGGTCGTCGCTCATGAACCCCGGGTTACCCCAGTGTGGAGTCCCGCAGAACGGCGCGTGCCTGGTCGGCGTCCAGCAGCAGAGAGAACTCTTCGAAGGCCACGACCATCACCTCCCTGGGGGTGGCCCGTCCCTCGAGGGCCCGACGGACGGCGAGCTGAGCGGCGCCGCGGGCCAGGATGGCCTCGCGCTCGGCGTCGTCGAGGGTGTCGTCGTTGAGCGCGGCCAGGACTTGCCGCCACAGCGTCACCGCCCGCTCCCGTCCCTGATGGGAGCGGGCGCCACAGCTGCCTGCTCCACGGAGGGATGAGGGCCCAGGGCGGACGCCCCCTTGGGTGCGTAGATCATGCGCTCATGTTTCCCCGCCATCGGGCCCGGAGTGCTGGAGAACCGCGAAGTCGGCGTGGCCCGCATGGACGGCCTCGGAATACGCCGTGGCTGTTCGAGGCCGATTACCTCACTGTCGAACACGCGAAAATCTATGTTGGCGAGAGTAGACATTGGGTGGCGGCGTAGTTATGGTTTCTCTCGTAGCCAGAAGTCAGCAAGGTCAGGCAGACACGAACTGCCGGGTAGCGGTACGGAAGTTGCAGTTCGCAGGACGGTGCGGTGGTGGAGTTCCGAAGCCAGGGCAGTGCAGGACGGCGACGGGGCTGACGACCGGACCGGGTGGCCCGCAGTGATCAGGGGCCGCCGGCGGGGCCGCGGTCAGCAGGGGCGGTTCCCGTGAGTGCAGTTCGCGGTACCCAGCAGTGAATCGGTGAGCAGTACCTCGGTGAAGGCGTCGGCTGCGGGCGCGCGCACCGGGAGGTTCGGCAGTGGGGTTCTAAGCCAGAGCAGATGCACGATGGGCGACGGGGCTGGCTGCCGAAAATGTGGCGCTGTCACAGGTCACAGAGCAGTTTGCATCACCAGCAGTACGCAGTAGAGCAGTGCCAGCAGTATGAAGTCCCCCCGTTTTGTAAGTGGTTGATCACCGAGGGAAGAACGGAGGAACGAGCGCCATCAGGATCGCCCGGGCGGAGTGTTGAGCCCGGGTACCGCAGGACATCGATAGTGAGGTGGTCTCCGGTCAAGCAACCGCGATCCCCGCACCCCCGACAACTCCCAGGTCGGGGCGGCGGACACAGAAGGCCGGCGCAGTTCCAAGGCCGGCAGATGGTGTAGATGTTCCTTCGGGGCCCTGGTGCCATATGGCACCAGGGCCCCTCAAGCGTGTTCCACGGAGAGGTGCAAATGACAGCAGATGACTCGTTCGACCGTCTCGAGGACGAGGACTACCCCGCCTACACGATGGGCAGGGCCGCCGAAATGCTCGGCACCACCCAGGGCTTCCTCCGCGCCATCGGCGAAGCCCGCCTCATCACCCCGCTGCGCTCCGAGGGCGGCCACCGCCGCTACTCCCGCTACCAGCTGCGCATCGCCGCCCGCGCCCGGGAACTCGTCGACCAGGGCACTCCCATCGAGGCGGCCTGCCGCATCATCGTCCTCGAGGACCAGCTCGAAGAGGCCCAGCGCATCAACGCCGAATACCGTCGCGCCGCCGAGTCGGGTTCACCGCCCGCGGGCTGAGGCGACATTGGGCCATCCGCGCGCTGGCAGATCCCGCACGCACCTGCCGGGGGACGCGGCGTGTGGGCCCGTTTCTGATGGTGGCAGCGTGTGAGGGCAGTAGCGTTCAAGTCAGCTGTCGTGGTTCGGGAGTTCCCTATCGCCCGCGCTTCAGCGTGGGCGCGCACCCGTAGTCGAAGCATCCTCGAGCGGATCGCGTAACCTGCCGACAGGCCCGGTAGTTGGGCCGTCTGGGTTGGGTTCGGCAGAAGCCCTGCACTTGTCCTATCCCGAGCGTATGGGGCTCGGCGCGGGGGTGCGGGGCTTCTGCATTTGTCGACAGGTGCGGCCTGGCCCGTTGCTCTGGCTAGAGGCCGGGTAAACCGTCTCGGGCCTCCTGCAGCCCCCGCCTGAACTTCGCCGCGGCAACAGTGCTGTTGCCACAGACACCGCCCACGACGTGCTGTCAGCCGTGGGTGCTGCCGTTGTGCAGGCGGACGGTGTTGCGGGTGATGAAGTCGATGCGCGCGGCGAGGTCGGGGTGGCCGGCCAGCAGATGGACGTGGGTGTCGGAGAGCGGGCCGATGAGATTGGCGGCGTCGTTGACGGCGAGGGCCTCGGTGAGGCGGGCCAGCGGCTGCTGGGCCCGGATCGGAAGGTCGTCGAGGGCGGTGATCTGCCCGGCAAGCTGGCGCAGATGGGCGGCGTTGGTCCGGGCCCAGGCCGAGACGGAGCGGCGGGCTGCGCGGCGGCTGCGGGTGGCCTGTACGCGTTGTTCACCGGTGGCGCCGGGAGCTCCGGGCCGTACGCGCAGGTAGCGCCGCTCCGCGGCCTGGCCCGTTGCAGGCCACCGAGCCCCTCTCGGGGGCAGTTGGAGCAGGATGCGCCGGGTGAGTTCTTCGCCCGCCGCATCGGCTGCCACGCTCAGCACGGCGCTGACGTCCCAGGCCTGCTGCCCTGCGAGGACGCCTTCCTCATCGACGGGCTCGGCGTAACCGAGGGCGCCTACGACGTCGTCACCGACCGCGAAGCAGCCAAGGCCGGCCTTGGGCATCTCTCGGATCGCGAGCGCGCCATTCTCTACATGCGGTTCTTCGAAGACATGACGCAGAGCCGGATTGCGGAGAAATTCGGCATCTCCCAGGTGCATGTCTCGCGCATCATCCGCGAGAGCTGCAGGCGCGTACGCGACGCCACTTGCGACTGGGGGCGGTTCGAGAAGACGCGCGCAGCCTAGAGCTTTGGCGCCCCTGCAGCCCTGTCGTTTTGCGGCCGGCGTTGCCGGGCACCCGACGCATGAGCGGTCAGGTCCCTCCCGCCGGTGGGCGGGAGGGACCATCGGCCTCCGCTTCTCATCTGTACGGGGGCGGAGGCACCTCAACTTCACATCGTGAGCACGCGCTGAGCAGCCATGCCGACGCCCCGTGCAGGACGCCGCGCCTGTCGAGGCCCCGTCAATGACCTGGCAAGCTCTGCGAGCGTGATCCGACTGGAGGGCTGCCTGACTCTGGCGGCCTGGGCCTTCGCCCTCGCGGGCGCAGTGCTGGCGTGGATGCTGGCAGAGAAATCCATGGAGTACAGGCTCGACCACCACCGGACGGGGCAGCACGCAATCTCCGCCGTACTGGTGCGGGACGCGCCTGTGCGTTCCTTGGGCGGTCAGGTACCGGCGCCGGCGCGCTGGAAGGCGCCGGACGGCACGCACACCGGCATCGCCCAGGTGCGAGCCGGCGCAAAGGCCGGCACACGGACAACCGTCTGGATCAACGCGCGCGGAGCACTGGCCCGGAAACTGATTACGGGTGCGGACGCGGCCCTGCAGGAGGCGCTGGCCGGCCTGGCTGCCGCAGGCGTGGTCGCCGCGGTGGCGGTGGGGGCCTGCGGCGTGCATCGCCAACTGAACCGACGCCGCATGGAACAGTGGTCCAGGGAATGGGAACAGCTGGACACACCGCGGGGACGGAACGCCGGATCCTGAAGGATTCCGCGCGTATTCGTCAGTGTCTAATTCCTTTGCGAAGCCGGCTGACGCCGCCGGAGCGCAAAGGTCCTGACCAGCGATATCGGCGTACCGCGGATGCATGGGGGGTTGCGTCCAGGGAAGGGGTGTACGGGTTCGACCTGATCCGGGGGTTTGCCCGGCATCGACTCCCCGACCGCGGACGGCCAGCCGGCCGCGGGCATCGGCCGCGACAAGGCCGAGAAGATCTGGTTCAAGGCCGTGACGTCGTACTTCACGACGAACACGGACTACGCCGGCGCCCGCA
This window contains:
- a CDS encoding MerR family transcriptional regulator, with the translated sequence MTADDSFDRLEDEDYPAYTMGRAAEMLGTTQGFLRAIGEARLITPLRSEGGHRRYSRYQLRIAARARELVDQGTPIEAACRIIVLEDQLEEAQRINAEYRRAAESGSPPAG
- a CDS encoding type III effector protein is translated as MPKAGLGCFAVGDDVVGALGYAEPVDEEGVLAGQQAWDVSAVLSVAADAAGEELTRRILLQLPPRGARWPATGQAAERRYLRVRPGAPGATGEQRVQATRSRRAARRSVSAWARTNAAHLRQLAGQITALDDLPIRAQQPLARLTEALAVNDAANLIGPLSDTHVHLLAGHPDLAARIDFITRNTVRLHNGSTHG
- a CDS encoding Rv1733c family protein codes for the protein MIRLEGCLTLAAWAFALAGAVLAWMLAEKSMEYRLDHHRTGQHAISAVLVRDAPVRSLGGQVPAPARWKAPDGTHTGIAQVRAGAKAGTRTTVWINARGALARKLITGADAALQEALAGLAAAGVVAAVAVGACGVHRQLNRRRMEQWSREWEQLDTPRGRNAGS
- a CDS encoding NAD-dependent epimerase/dehydratase family protein, with the translated sequence MQRICVIGGSRYFGKLLVKRLQAAGHQVTVINRGSTPPPAGVEHLVVDRNDEAALTAALGSRTFDVVVDQVCYTPVQAAVAARAFAGRTRRYVMTSTIEVYDPATAALAAVPPGTPVPEEIVDPATWLVAMDLPWHDEAYLEAHYAEGKRQAEAVFTLAGSFEFASVRSAHVLGGGAQEFTGRLAHYAGRIATGEEITVHAKALPTVFIHYEELGDLLLWATTADFTGPVNACSDGPLDVHGLAAIIAAQTGREPVYRIVPAGEEASAFSFDRHYAMNNARAKELGYSFSRTTDWLPGAVAEALTIEPSPTA
- a CDS encoding LysR family transcriptional regulator; the protein is MIDVQRLRILRAVAEHGSFNQAATALRLTPSAVSQQVAALERSLGAEVVARSTRGVTLTQAGQIMVGAAESVAAELEHAQQQVAQLSTGRTQLTVATFTSGGRLLMPAALTRLMAAHPRTVLHIREGEPEDTLPLVRQGAVDLALAYHFDGPLPVGPGPSSSVEWTPLLEDPLHVVLPQGHRLASRHALDLAELAAEPWVLGCLKTEAYLRRYAERAGFDPDVRGTTTDYFFARSLVAAGVGISLIPSIALTPEVPGQCTVPIKSPGPIRYIGVAAINRSDRPHVTTLIHALREQAMQQHKGR
- a CDS encoding aldo/keto reductase, which gives rise to MQYRTIARTTVSAIGLGAMPLSIEHRPDETRAIATVHAALDAGVTLIDTADSYHWHPGEVGHNELLIARALSRYGGDTSGVLVATKGGRGRPGDGTWTVTATPAHLKQAAEASAKRLGVDAIGLYQLHKPDPAVPWAESVGAMRELLDAGTIRAAGISNVTTAQIRQAHQILGEGLVSVQNQYSPAFRDSEPELRLSTQLGLAFLPWSPLGGISRSSLGGPCGPASVATAFHHIAAERGVSPQQIALSWLLARSPVVIPVPGASRPLSITDSATAADLTLSTLELAQLEDALPG